The nucleotide sequence ATAGCCTACGTGATGAACAAGATGGAATTTCGAACTATTGGAGGCGCAAGAGCGCAGGAATACATTCAGCATATTTACAAAAGTTTTGATGCTGGCAAACCCTATGTAGCTGATCCCTGGAGTGGTTCCCtttctattattattattattatcattattattatcattattattatcattattcatacacgcatctgtcagccctatagaccgagtggcggcaggtcctgcggggcgaCCGGGTAAGCCACCGTAATGgtaatcgctatgtacatcgtctccTTTCTAtgcatatcctgatatcttaTTCCGtatgttgtatatcccgtgctgctagTTTCGTACTGCttttcccatggccacgaagacCCATGgacttgttggatactatctcgtttccgtccctacttctgcaagtgCATAACCTtggctgcgctatgctgccggttgctTCAATCCCGTTGCTGCGACttggtatgtggttggtagagtctgaaactggcttagAAGGCCTGTCTCAAAGCTTGGTCATACCATTCAGTTCCACTGCGAAATGTAAGTACGGTCTAGTACTACAAACTTATGAAATTGACATATAAGATGACAATACTTACCCGTTAAATGCCTCCATCCATTGAATGGTCTCATAGTTAAATGCCGGATGGTGAGCCCTGTTGGGGATCAATTTCGTTAGCAGGGCGTTGATGGCCACGTCACAGAGTGAAATCTACAACTTACAAGGCCAGATATGATCAAGTACTATGATTATCGTATTTCATGAGGTATTCCCATTCCTCGCTGGACTTGTTGCTGGCAGCCTTGTCTTGCATGAGCTTTTCTCGGAAGGTTTTTATAATCTCCTCGAAGACGCCGCCTGGCGGGTTTTTCAAAATGCTAAGGCAAGAGACGAACGCATCAGTTGGTTCTGTGGAACAGTGGCAGGTAATGCAACGACCAGGAAACGTACTCTTCAGGGATTTTGTCATCTTCATTCAACTTCCATGGACCTAATCCCTCAGCTGAAATTGAAGCGTAATCGCCCCATTTGGTCGTGCCATTGAAGTGCCACGGCTCTTTGTCGCCCTTGATGTAGTATGGGAGGAGATCCCCCAGCTTGGATTTTGGATTATCATCGGCTTTATGCATTTCCAGATAGTTGAATAATTGGAAAAGGCTGGACTTAGTTGAGCATTTGTTTTCAGTCAGCGATCGGAAATAAACATACCGTTCCATCACCGGATTGTCAGGGAACCTTATGGCTCCCACATCGTAGTAATTACGACTAACGGATCCATCTTCCTTCAATGGGGAGTCGAAGTTATATGTGAAGAGCCTTCCAGCCACTCTCTCTGACGCTTCAAGAATAAGACCACCCGACTCCTCGTGCGCTTTTCCACGGTTGGTGGAAGAGCTCAGCTGACACGGCTCGGGACACCAAAGGAGTTGCAAACTCTATACAGAAGAAGGCAATCTTGACTGGTTGCTTTTCAAACCCTTCACATCACCCAAAAAAATGTCAAAAAAGATAGACATGGCAAGACTAAGCTATCGCGACATAACATATGAGCTAACGTTAATATAAGGGTACTTCTGGCCATGAAAGTCTGGTAGGCGGTGAGGGTATTTGGGGCCGGAGAGTGGGGCAGGGGGAGGCTTTGGCCGCTTAGAGCTGCCACTATCTTGGAACCCCAACCAGCCAAACTTCGGGGGCCACGAAGGATACGCTTCTGGCCAAGTCGAATCTCTGAGGGTATATAACAGGGGACGACCCGCCCATCATCCGGAAATTTGCTATATCAGTTACGCGGACGTACTGCTTTGCATTCCCTGATCAAAAGTACGAGTCGCGCAGATGGTGGAAGCTCGGAAGCGGCATTGCTGGGAATGCCTCCGGCGTCGCTTGGTTTGCGGTTTCGAAGTCCCCGGATGTGAGCGATGTGCAGCATCCGGGGTTGACTGCCCTGGATATGGTGAGACTCCTCCCATGCGAGTGAAATGGCTCGTCCCGGGCACGGTCAAGTTGCGACAACGCAAAGATGTCTCCAATCGTCAGAAGAACAGCAGAGCTGGTTCAGAAAGTACCGGATCAGAGAAATCTCCCTCAGAGTCATCCGGGGCGAACTCGTGTTTAGCAGATGATACACGAAAAGTGGCCCTTCCCCACCCCCATCTCAAAACGGACTATCATGCCTTGATAGATTCTGTAGAATACTGTATGTTATTGCTGAAGTGGGGGCTGCGCAGCACAAGGCTCACATTTATAACAGTCAACTCCTGCATATATCCCCAATTGGAAAATGTTCTACGTCTTGGCACCAATGCAAATATATACAAGCTTCCACTAGCGATGATCCAAATGGGTCTCACCCGGCCCGGCCATCTTCAATTGGGATTGGTTTGCCTCACTCTAAGCCACCGCATGAACCAGATGGGTCATGATTATGATCCAAAGGCTCTAAGAACTACCTTTTTTCGTTATCGGGGTCTAATGATTCGATCTCTGAATGACGATATAAATGTTCCAAACAAAAGAAACGGCGGCATTGTTCTTGCCGGAATCTTAACATTATTGCTGGCTGATGTGAGTCTTTGTTGCCTCGAATGATCATTGAGTGGTACCATACTGAAGACTGAGTTTTACAAAAGGCCCAGGAAGGGATCTCACACCATTGGCGGTATCATATTGAAGGAGTCCGCAGACTGATTATCTCGCGCGGTGGAATGAACCGCGTGGTCACAACCCCTGGAGCTCTACCAATTGTTCTCTCCTTTGTTCAGTAAGTGACCAAGGTTTTTTCTATATCATTCACCCATGCTAACCATCCAGTAGCCTTGTCGTACTTTCTGATACCTCATCACCCGGGTCAGATATGCTCGTGGAGCGTTTAGATCTTGAGGAAGTATACCTTATGGTAAAATGCTACGGAGGAAATGGATATGGGTTCCAAATGTGTCCCTCGCCGCTGTTTGCTGAGATCGTCAAAATCAATCACATTCGGAATCAAATGTCAAAGTTAAATGGAACGGATGAAAACGATCTTCATAGCGATGCCCGCGAAGTCCTGCACCGCATCTATGGTTTTTCCCCTGCGGCATGGATAGAGTCCAATGAGTCCCTCACTGATGCAAGCAAACTGATAATGGACGCTTATCAGAGCGCGGTTGCCTTATATTGCATGTCTTCTCTCCAAAGTGCCGGGGCTCTACCACCAAATCCGTTCCTGAAGAAGAATTGTGATATGGAGAGAAGAATCTTACATGGGCTGATCGAACAATCGCTTGCCGGAAGGTGCCATGGATATATGTTATGGCCTCTTCTGGTGCTTGGCGTGCAAGCAGTCAATGGAGGCCCCTCTTTGCGTGCGTTTGTTCGAGAGAAAATGGTATCCATGAGCGCTGCTTGTGGCACATATGCCCCGCTCGCCGCAAAAAGAATCCTTGAAAATTTTTGGGACTCAGGTAAAGATAAATGGGATGATTGCTTTGATAAACCTTACATGTTCACAACGGTGCTTTCGGTAAATCGAGGTCAGTTGCCAAGACGAACGTCTTGAAATCGATTTAATCTATACAAAATTTTGCAGTCGGATATTGACCTCCTCaaatgatgacgatgattgTCATTTTCCCGATGTAGTTGGGCTAAAACTGTGAGAAGTGTCAGCTTTGATAAATATTACAAAATATAACAGAAGAG is from Aspergillus chevalieri M1 DNA, chromosome 8, nearly complete sequence and encodes:
- a CDS encoding uncharacterized protein (COG:E;~EggNog:ENOG410PKWM), translated to MERLFQLFNYLEMHKADDNPKSKLGDLLPYYIKGDKEPWHFNGTTKWGDYASISAEGLGPWKLNEDDKIPEDILKNPPGGVFEEIIKTFREKLMQDKAASNKSSEEWEYLMKYDNHST
- a CDS encoding Zn(II)2Cys6 transcription factor (COG:S;~EggNog:ENOG410PKFN;~InterPro:IPR036864,IPR021858,IPR001138;~PFAM:PF11951;~go_function: GO:0000981 - DNA-binding transcription factor activity, RNA polymerase II-specific [Evidence IEA];~go_function: GO:0008270 - zinc ion binding [Evidence IEA];~go_process: GO:0006355 - regulation of transcription, DNA-templated [Evidence IEA]) — encoded protein: MVEARKRHCWECLRRRLVCGFEVPGCERCAASGVDCPGYGETPPMRVKWLVPGTVKLRQRKDVSNRQKNSRAGSESTGSEKSPSESSGANSCLADDTRKVALPHPHLKTDYHALIDSVEYFNSCIYPQLENVLRLGTNANIYKLPLAMIQMGLTRPGHLQLGLVCLTLSHRMNQMGHDYDPKALRTTFFRYRGLMIRSLNDDINVPNKRNGGIVLAGILTLLLADAQEGISHHWRYHIEGVRRLIISRGGMNRVVTTPGALPIVLSFVHLVVLSDTSSPGSDMLVERLDLEEVYLMVKCYGGNGYGFQMCPSPLFAEIVKINHIRNQMSKLNGTDENDLHSDAREVLHRIYGFSPAAWIESNESLTDASKLIMDAYQSAVALYCMSSLQSAGALPPNPFLKKNCDMERRILHGLIEQSLAGRCHGYMLWPLLVLGVQAVNGGPSLRAFVREKMVSMSAACGTYAPLAAKRILENFWDSGKDKWDDCFDKPYMFTTVLSVNRGQLPRRTS